One stretch of Dehalococcoidales bacterium DNA includes these proteins:
- a CDS encoding pyridoxal 5'-phosphate synthase lyase subunit PdxS, producing MNTGTWKDKTGFAQSLKGGVIMDVVNPEQAKIAEAAG from the coding sequence ATGAATACCGGTACATGGAAAGATAAAACAGGCTTTGCCCAGAGCCTTAAGGGCGGAGTCATCATGGATGTGGTCAATCCCGAACAGGCCAAGATTGCGGAAGCAGCAGG
- a CDS encoding fused MFS/spermidine synthase, with the protein MKMLSLIFGTTAISTSIVLASFMGGMAIGSFLAGWFTDKSKLPLRLYGILEISISAFALLMPILFAGIDDIYIFIHRNLGAGMGAINIIKIALSFIVLIIPTALMGSTLPVISRFFINHFNHFGKNIGRLYFVNTIGGAIGAILAGFVLIIVLGIRESTWLASGINLLIGITAIIADLKLSKPTKAYSLPQQEENQQIIGSTRQAKLALVAFGIAGFCSIALEVLWTRSLIFILDNTAQAFTTMLAAFLTGIAAGSLVMAHFVDKLKRPFLWLGAIIFGIGISGVVSVPVFINLGADAGISLNLFQPEAYWQWASIRFFRSFLVMLIPTLLMGMTFPLVAKIYSTRPKLVGKTVGSIYAINTIGGVAGSLVAGFILIPFLGVYHSTVAITAAYMMLGILLLGCEPGSGFKMQIKTVLPPTCAFILTSILVLTPGNLVFSSQVEKQETDSIIFYDEGIGSTIKVYSNEAGYRYLSIDGFPVASTTPRHRDIQLALGHTPLLLSQKDNADVCIIGLGAGGSSWAATCYNINKLDVIELVPSVAQASRLLPEINHNLFELPIFNLVFADGRNYLHMTEQRYDVISVDATSPKSAGSGNLYSQEFYRDCRQRLTEDGLMVQWLPFHLLSPGEIGITVNTFVSVFPNTSLWFTPLRNYFLLVGSMDRLQIDYEILEQKISQPIIANELRKLNINNAFDFLSCFVMEGNSLKTYAGTKHLNTDNHPRLEYSPSLYYFRTNDCTRENILKVAPLRQTPEPYIINIPGDKTAIIEKLNQRLDETAIKYYWPLFFE; encoded by the coding sequence ATGAAAATGCTTTCTCTCATATTCGGGACAACTGCGATATCAACCAGTATTGTCCTGGCTTCATTTATGGGAGGTATGGCAATCGGCAGTTTCCTGGCTGGTTGGTTCACAGATAAAAGCAAACTCCCGTTAAGATTATACGGGATACTGGAGATATCAATCAGCGCCTTTGCCTTATTGATGCCCATTCTGTTCGCAGGCATAGATGATATTTACATCTTCATACATCGAAACCTGGGCGCCGGAATGGGAGCAATTAATATTATAAAGATTGCACTTTCTTTTATTGTATTGATTATTCCGACAGCGCTTATGGGCTCAACCCTGCCTGTTATCAGCCGCTTTTTCATAAATCATTTCAACCATTTCGGCAAAAACATCGGTCGGTTATATTTTGTCAACACTATCGGAGGGGCTATCGGGGCAATATTGGCTGGTTTTGTTTTGATAATTGTGCTTGGAATCAGAGAATCCACCTGGTTGGCTTCCGGAATAAACCTCTTGATTGGTATCACTGCGATAATTGCAGACTTAAAATTATCCAAACCAACTAAAGCATATAGTCTTCCGCAACAAGAAGAAAATCAACAAATTATCGGTTCAACCAGACAAGCCAAGTTGGCATTGGTTGCTTTTGGCATCGCTGGTTTTTGTTCAATTGCGCTGGAAGTATTGTGGACACGTTCCCTGATATTTATCCTGGATAATACTGCCCAAGCCTTCACGACAATGCTAGCCGCTTTTTTAACGGGTATTGCCGCAGGATCTCTTGTAATGGCACACTTTGTAGATAAACTCAAGCGGCCTTTCCTTTGGTTAGGCGCTATCATATTCGGAATAGGAATCAGCGGAGTTGTCTCGGTGCCAGTCTTTATTAATCTTGGGGCTGATGCCGGTATTTCTCTCAATCTATTTCAACCCGAAGCATACTGGCAGTGGGCATCTATCCGATTCTTCCGCTCTTTCCTGGTAATGCTTATTCCTACCCTGCTAATGGGAATGACTTTCCCGCTCGTAGCAAAGATATACTCCACTAGGCCAAAACTCGTTGGAAAAACGGTTGGCAGTATTTACGCTATTAACACCATCGGAGGCGTAGCAGGATCTCTGGTGGCTGGTTTTATCCTTATACCGTTTTTAGGTGTTTATCACAGCACCGTTGCAATCACTGCTGCATATATGATGCTAGGAATACTACTACTCGGATGTGAACCGGGTTCCGGGTTTAAAATGCAGATAAAAACAGTTCTGCCACCGACTTGTGCATTTATCCTTACCAGTATACTGGTTCTTACTCCCGGAAATCTGGTTTTTTCTTCCCAGGTCGAAAAACAAGAAACTGATTCGATAATCTTCTACGATGAAGGTATCGGCAGTACGATAAAGGTTTATTCTAATGAAGCTGGTTATCGCTATCTCAGTATCGATGGTTTCCCGGTTGCTTCTACAACACCACGCCACCGGGACATCCAGTTGGCGTTAGGGCACACGCCCTTGCTCCTCAGCCAGAAGGACAATGCGGATGTTTGCATAATTGGATTAGGTGCTGGCGGATCATCATGGGCTGCCACCTGCTACAACATTAATAAACTGGATGTTATAGAACTGGTGCCATCAGTTGCTCAGGCTTCACGTCTGCTGCCCGAAATTAATCATAACCTGTTCGAACTTCCAATTTTTAATCTGGTTTTTGCAGATGGGCGCAATTATCTGCATATGACCGAACAGCGTTACGATGTCATTTCAGTAGACGCCACCTCTCCAAAAAGTGCTGGGAGTGGAAACCTATATTCACAGGAGTTTTATCGTGATTGCCGTCAGAGACTGACTGAGGATGGATTGATGGTGCAGTGGCTTCCATTTCATCTGCTTTCCCCAGGAGAAATCGGTATTACTGTAAATACCTTTGTGAGTGTTTTTCCAAATACCTCTCTCTGGTTTACCCCGCTTCGTAACTATTTCCTCCTGGTTGGTTCAATGGATAGGCTGCAGATTGACTACGAAATACTCGAACAAAAAATCAGCCAGCCAATAATTGCCAATGAGCTGCGCAAGTTAAATATTAACAATGCCTTTGATTTTCTCAGCTGCTTTGTAATGGAAGGAAACAGCCTGAAAACATATGCCGGAACCAAGCACTTAAATACGGATAACCACCCCCGTCTGGAATACTCTCCTTCCTTGTATTATTTCCGCACAAATGACTGTACCCGGGAAAATATTTTGAAGGTTGCACCTCTAAGACAGACCCCTGAACCATACATTATCAACATACCAGGCGATAAAACAGCAATCATAGAAAAGCTCAATCAGCGTTTGGATGAAACTGCTATCAAATATTACTGGCCGCTGTTTTTTGAATGA
- a CDS encoding DUF1616 domain-containing protein: MLDLIIIAVLSLILVPLVEYTTGAARIVLGLIFLLFSPGYSLISALFPGKGSISKFERLALSFGLSFALVSLTGLILNYTPFGIRLYPILISQLILISILLVIAWLRRRSIEPNQRFQINLKHKAAEVSGFWASETRLGKALNVVLAISAIAAITTLIYTATNPKPGEKFSEFYILGAEGIADDYPEDMVLGESAWVTVGIVNREHDVTIYNVEVFIDDDLSATLGPLELAHEDKHESRVTFAPNTPGNNQKVEFRLYKNGSSETYLDLHIWINVTNPG; encoded by the coding sequence ATGCTTGATCTCATAATAATAGCGGTCCTGTCTTTAATACTCGTCCCTCTGGTTGAGTACACCACTGGAGCTGCCCGAATAGTCCTCGGATTAATCTTCTTGCTCTTTTCCCCAGGATACAGTCTAATTTCGGCATTATTTCCGGGCAAAGGTTCCATCAGTAAATTCGAAAGACTTGCATTGAGTTTCGGCCTGTCTTTTGCGCTGGTTTCACTTACCGGACTAATCCTAAACTACACTCCTTTTGGGATACGGCTTTACCCAATACTCATATCCCAGCTGATTCTAATAAGCATATTGCTGGTGATAGCATGGTTACGCCGCCGCAGTATTGAACCTAATCAGCGCTTCCAGATCAACCTCAAGCATAAAGCGGCCGAGGTATCCGGATTCTGGGCCAGTGAAACCCGGCTGGGTAAAGCTTTAAATGTGGTTTTGGCAATTAGTGCCATTGCTGCAATCACAACCCTTATTTATACCGCCACAAATCCAAAACCGGGAGAGAAATTCAGCGAGTTTTATATTCTGGGCGCCGAAGGAATTGCCGATGATTATCCGGAGGACATGGTACTTGGGGAAAGCGCTTGGGTAACAGTTGGAATCGTCAATCGCGAACATGATGTTACTATTTATAACGTTGAAGTGTTTATTGATGATGATCTTTCTGCAACCCTCGGACCGCTGGAACTGGCACACGAAGATAAACACGAATCTCGCGTTACTTTCGCCCCAAATACTCCAGGCAACAACCAGAAGGTTGAGTTTCGTCTGTATAAAAACGGTTCAAGCGAAACCTACCTCGACCTGCATATTTGGATAAATGTAACGAATCCCGGCTAA